From Aedes albopictus strain Foshan chromosome 1, AalbF5, whole genome shotgun sequence, one genomic window encodes:
- the LOC109422046 gene encoding pupal cuticle protein produces the protein MKIVLVIVCGFLGVTYAAKIKIPSKNRNDDLFSEDEFTFPVEDNKDPTIFKGDVMKAGILMAEVKNQGKGKFKYAVETANGIEIEQIGKLRNDNKTFVVMGSYTYTGANGKRYRVRYTADEFGYHPITELDIDIPEPGAAAPAPIKPSTFKPKATTTTTTTTTEHPGYSYERPTNGYLPPTNGYLPPSNQYLPAKDANEPPVNQLPPLFSPQYRGQNIL, from the exons GTGCTGGTGATCGTGTGTGGTTTCCTGGGCGTTACGTATGCCGCCAAGATAAAGATCCCGTCGAAGAACCGGAACGATGACCTGTTCTCGGAGGACGAGTTCACTTTCCCGGTGGAGGACAACAAGGATCCCACCATCTTCAAGGGGGACGTGATGAAGGCCGGTATTCTGATGGCCGAAGTCAAGAACCAGGGCAAGGGCAAGTTCAAATATGC CGTGGAAACCGCGAACGGTATCGAAATCGAGCAGATCGGCAAGCTGAGGAATGACAACAAAACCTTCGTGGTCATGGGATCGTACACCTACACGGGAGCCAACGGCAAGCGATATCGCGTCCGATACACTGCTGACGAGTTTGGCTATCATCCCATCACCGAGCTGGACATCGACATCCCAGA ACCCGGCGCAGCCGCACCAGCTCCCATCAAACCCTCCACGTTCAAACCGAAGGCTACGACGACCACTACAACCACGACCACCGAGCATCCGGGGTACTCGTACGAGCGTCCCACGAATGGCTATCTGCCACCCACCAACGGTTACCTGCCGCCATCCAACCAGTACCTGCCGGCGAAGGACGCCAACGAGCCGCCAGTAAATCAACTCCCACCTCTGTTCAGCCCCCAGTACCGGGGACAGAATATTCTCTAA